The genomic segment CTGGACCACGGTGCACTACAAGGGCAACGCGCCCGCCACCACGGACCTGCTGGGCGGCCAGGTGCAGTTCAACTTCGACCAGATATCGGTGGCCGGCCCCTTCATCGCGCAGGGCCGCAGCCGCGCGCTGGCCGTGACATCGCCCAAGCGCCTGCCGCAATGGCCCGATGTGCCGACGCTTCAGGAAGCCGGTTTCAAGGACTTCAGCCCCGAGACTTTCACCGGCATCCTGGCGCCGCGCGCCACACCGCCGGCGATCGTTGAGCGCTTGTCGCAGGCGCTGCAGAAAATCCTCGCCGACAAGGCCGTGCAGGCCAGGTTCGAGACGCTTGGCGCGCAGGCCCGCGGCAGTTCACCCGGGCAGTTCACCGAGTTTCTGACGCAGGAAGACGCGCGGTGGATGCCGGTCATCGAGCAAGCCAACATCCACGCCGAATGAACACCGTCACCACGACCCTCGGGCGCGCCGCGCCCGCCGCGCGCACCAGCGTGTACGTCGCCGGCTTTGGCCACAAGAACCCGATCCCGGCGGGCTGCCGCGTCGGCCCGCTGCTGGAAAGCGGCAGCATCCAGGGCAACGACCCCGCCACCGGCCGGCCGGCCGAGACCATCGAGGCACAGTGCCGCTTCATGCTCGACAACGTGCGCCGCATCGTCGAGGCGGCCGGCGGCGGCACGCAGGACATCGTGAAAATCACCGTCTGGATGAAGGATCGACGCCAGCGCCCGGCGCTCAACGTGCCGTGGCTCGAGATGTTCCCCGATGCCGCAGCGCGGCCCGCGCGCCACGCGATCATCGCGCCCGAGCTCGACATGGGCCGGCTGATCGAGTGCAGCTTCACGGCCTGGATCGCCTGATTCGACGTTTCTCCGACCGCCCCACGACCCCCATGCCCGACTACCTTGCCTTCGACCCCCATCCGCGAGCGCCGGTGCCGCTGCCGCCCGCGCTCGCGTGCGACAGCCAGTTCCATGTGTTCGGCCCGCGCGAGCAGTACCCCGTGCGCCCCGACGCCGCCTACGAAATGCCGAGCGCCACCTGGCAGGTGGCGCAAAAGCTCCACGCCACGCTCGGCATCGGGCGCGGCGTGATCGTCCAGGCCACCACCTATGGCGCCGACCACGCAGTGGTGCTCGATGCGCTGGAGGGCCTGAACGCCGGCGGCCCGCGCCGCTACATGGCCTGCGCCAACGCCGTGGTGCTGACAGAGCGCGACGACGCCTATATCCAGAAACTGCACGACGCCGGCGTGCGCGGCGCGCGCTTGACGCGTGGCAGCCTGGGCATCCGCCTGAGCGCGGCCGGGCAGGAACGCATCTTCGCCCGCGTCAAGGAGCTCGGCTGGTACCTGAAGGTGCAGCCCGAGCCGACCGGCATCGCCGGGCAACTCCCGGCCATCGAGTCCCTGGACATGCCGGTGCTGATCGACCACATGGGCCGCGCCGACCCGGCGCGCGGCGCTGCCGACCCGAGCCTGGCGCGCATCCTGGAACTGTTCGGGCGCGGCAACTTCTGGGTGATGCTGTCGCTGTCCGAGAAGCTCTCGAAGATCGGCGCGCCGTGGGACGACGTGGTGCCGCTCGCGCAGCGCCTGATCGACATCGCGCCCGACCGTTGCGTGTGGGCCAGCGACTGGCCGCACCCGGTATCGGTCCAACAGCCGCCCAACGAGGGCGCATTGCTCGAACTGCTCTATCGCTTCGCCCCCGACGCCGCCACGCGGCAGAAGATCCTTGTCGACAACCCCGCCCGCCTCTTTGGATTCGACAGCGCATGAAACTCATCAGCTACCTCCACGGCGGGGCCTCGCACTGGGGCTGCGTCATCGGCGACGGCGTCGTCGATCTCGGCCGCCGCCTGCCGGCCTGCGCGTGCGTCGCGGCATTGCTCGAAGGCGGCGACGCCGCGCTCGCGCAGGCGCGCCAGGCCGCAGAGGGCGCCGCGCCCGACCATGCGCTGGCCGATGTGCGGTTCCAGACGCCCATCGCGCGGCCACGCCGCGTGTTCTGCATCGGCGTGAACTACGCGCACCGCAACGCCGAATACAAGGACGGCAGCGATTCGCCCAAGTACCCGAGCATCTTCATGCGCGTGGCCGAGTCCTTCGTCGGCCACGGCGAGCCGTTGCAGCAGCCGCTCGAATCGACACAGCTCGACTACGAGGGCGAGATCGCCATCGTCATCGGCCAGCGCGCGCGCCGCGTGCAGGCAGACGACGCGCTGGCCTGCATCGCCGGAATCACCTGCATGAACGAAGGCACCGTCCGCGACTGGACGCACCACGCCAAGTTCAACGTGACGCAGGGCAAGAACTGGAATGCGTCCGGCGCCATCGGCCCGTGGATCGTCACGGCCGACGAATTTCCGCAGGGCTATGGCGCGCTGCGCGTGCGCACGCATGTCAATGGCGAACTGCGGCAGGACGACAGCAGCGCGAACCTGATGTTCGGCTTCGCCTGCCTCGTCAACTACCTCTCGACCTTCACCACGCTGGCGCCGGGCGACATCATCGCCACCGGCACGCCGATCGGCGCGGGCATCCGCTTCGATCCGCCGAAGTTCCTGCGGCCGGGCGATGTGGTCGAGATCGAAGTCAGCGGCGTGGGCGTGCTGCGCAACGTCGTGAAGGCCGAAGAGGTGGCGCCATGAAACGACATCCTGTGTTAGCCCGGTGTTTTTGCTTGCCTGCGGCCTCGACCGGCAGGAGGGTAGTCCGGTGAGCCTGGACCAGAACACCCTCGCCCAGGCCGCCGAGCGGTTGCAGCAGGCGCAGCGCACGCGCCTGGCCTGCCGCCAGTTCTCGCTCGACTACCCGGAGATGACGATCGACGACGCCTACGCGATCCAGCACGCCTGGATGCAGCTCGAGCTGCGCAATGGCCGCACGATAAAAGGCCACAAGATTGGCCTCACGTCGAAGGCGATGCAGCGCGCGGTGAACATCGCCGAGCCGGACTACGGCACGCTGCTGGACGACATGTTCTACCGCGACGGCGCGGTGATCGAGTCGGAGCGCTTCCTGCAGTTGAAGATCGAGGCCGAACTGGCCTTCGTGCTCGCCAAGCCGCTGGCTGGCCCCGACTGCACGCTGTTCGACGTGCTCGACGCCACCGCGTACATCACGCCCGCGCTGGAGATCCTCGACGCGCGCATCGAGCGCATCGACCCGCAAACCAGGCGCATGCGCACCGTGCTCGACACCATCTCCGATAACGCGGCCAACGCCGCCTTGGTGCTGGGGGGACGCCCGTTCAGGCCGGCGGTGTCGGACGCCGACATGCGACGCATCGGCGCCATCGTCAGCCGCAACGGCGAGGTCGAAGAAACCGGCCTGGCCGCCGGGGTGCTCAATCACCCCGGCTATGGCGTGGCGTGGCTCGCCAATCGGCTGCATCGTTTTGGCGTGACCTTGCAGCCCAGGCAGGTCATCCTGGCGGGCTCGTTCATCCGGCCCATCGAGGTTGTCAAGGGCGATACGGTGGTGGCCGACTACGGCGAGTTCGGCACCGTTTCTTGCCACTTCGGATGAACGACGCGCATGTCCTCCCCCCTCATTTCCGGCGCGCACCCGGGCCGGGGGAATCACTTGGCGCGGTGCGGCCAAGAGCACCGGCGCGAGCGCGTTGCGGGTCTCGGGGTGGTTGACGGTGGCGGCCAGGGCAAGGACTTGGTCGACGCACATCGCACACGGCGCGTAGCGCCGACCCTGGTGTCGCGTCACCGATCAGATGTCGTAGGCTGCGCGCAGCCATCGGAGCGCAGCGCAAGGCGCATCGCGCAGCCCATACCGAGCTGTATTGGCAAGCGATGCAACGCCGCGATGCGCTTCGATGGCCAGCGCAGACCGACAGATGATCGGTGACGCGACACTAGGTGTGCAGCCGATTTTCCGCCGTGATCGCCCGCCACGCGGCGCCAGCCCTTGGGGGGCATCGGGGCAGGGCAGGGCCAACGAGTCCATCGGCGTCACCGTCCCCACCGGCACGAAATCGGTGCGCTCATCGTGCAAGAACCGGCATCCCGATCCACGGGCTGATCCATGGGCTGATCTGCTGCGCGCGGCGTGCATGGGTCCACATCGTGGACAAATGCGCACAAACCGATTGCGATGGCCGGGGGTTTCTTCTGAAATCACCCGACTGGTACCGGCAGAACGCTTTTGGAGACATCGATGACGGCATCGTTGCATCGGCTGGAGGTCGTGCTCGACCTGTCCTCCATGGCCATCGTGCACGCCGCAGGCTACGCGGAAGTCGGCGGCGCGGGCTATGCCGAGGGCCTGCGCGACGGCCACGAGTTCATCGGGGCGGCCACGTGCCTGCGACGGGCCGGCAGGCCGCTGATCTTGCCCAAGGCCGGCGAAAGCGACTGCGGTTCCGAGGTGACGCAGTCGCACACCGCAGCGCTTGCGGGCAACCGCGTCATCTGCCGTGCGGCGTTTGCCCAACTTGGCGTGGTGCAGGCGCGGCACACGGTGCGCATGTACCGCCTGATGCAGGGCTTTCGCGGCAAGCCTGCGGCTGACGTGCAAGCGGCGGCGCCAGCCATTGCCTGCGTGCCCAGTGCCGCCATGGCGCTCGGCCCGGCACTCACCGGGCTGGAAATCAATCCCTTGCCGGCCAGGCCGCAGGGCCAAGGCGTGATCGCCCTGGATGCCCTGCTGCGGACCACGGCCGACGAGACCGCGCCATGACACCCATCGAATCCCGAATCGACACCGCACAGGCCGCCTACGCCGAGCAGCGCCAGGGCATGCTGGCCCTGATCGAGCGCCTGCGGCAGTTGGAGCAGCGAACCCGGGACGCCTCGGCCAAGGCCAAGGCAGCCTTCGACAAGCGCGGCGCACTGCTGCCGAGGGAGCGCGTGGCGCGGCTGCTCGATCCTGGCGCCCCCTTCCTGGAGCTCGGCAACATGGCCGGCTACTGCGCCGAAGGAGAAACGCCGGAGACATCGGTGCCCGGCGGTGGGCAGATCACCGGCATCGGTTTCGTGTGCGGCGTGCGCTGCATGGTGGCCGCCTCCGATTCGGCCATCGCTGCCGGCGCTTACGTGGACGCCGGCAGCAAGAAACTGCTGCGCGCGCAGGAGATCGCGCTGGAAAACCGGCTGCCCTTCATTCACCTGGTGGAGTCCGCCGGCGCCAATCTGCGCACCTACCGGGTCGAGCGCTTCATCCGCGGCGGCGGCCTGTTCTACAACCTGGCGCGCCTGTCCGCCGCCGGCCTGCCCGTCATCACCGTCGTGCACGGCCCATCGACCGCCGGCGGCGCCTACATGCCGGGTCTGTCGGACTATGTGGTGATGGTGCGCCGACGCGCACGCGCCTTCCTCGCCGGCCCGCCGCTGCTCCTGGCGGCCACCGGAGAAATCGCCACCGACGAGGAACTCGGCGGTGCCGACATGCATGCCCGGACCAGCGGCCTGGCCGAGTATGTCGGCGAGGACGACGCGCACGCGATTGCCATCGCACGCGACATCGTCGCCGCGCTCGACTGGGCTGCTCCTGCGCCGGCACGGGCGGGCAAGCCGCCGGTGCTGGACCCGGACGAACTGGCCGGCGTGATGCCGTTGGACGTGAAAAAGCCGGTCGACATGCAGCAGGTGATCGCCCGCATCGTCGACGAATCGGCCTGGCTCGCGTTCAAGCCCGATTACGGCGTATCGACGCTGTGCGGGCATGCCCGCATCGAGGGGCATGGGGTCGGCCTCATCAGCAACAACGGCCCCATCGACCCGGCCGGTGCCACCAAGGCGGCGCAGTTCATCCAGTTGTGCAACCAGTCGGCCACGCCGATCGTCTTCATGCAGAACACCACCGGATTCATCGTCGGGCGCATGTCCGAGGAGGCCGGGATGATCAAGCACGGCGCCAAGATGATCCAGGCGCTGTCCAACTCGCGCGTGCCGCATGTCACCTTGTATTGCGGCGCCTCTTTCGGTGCCGGCAACTACGGCATGTGCGGCCAGGCGTTCCGGCCGTGCATGAGCTTTTCCTGGCCCAACGCCAAAACCGCCGTCATGGGCGGCGAGCAGGCCGCCATGACCATGGACATCGTGGCGCGGCAACAGGCCGGGCGCAGCGGCAAACCGGTCGACGAGGAGGCGCTGGCGCGCCAGAGGGCGCAGATCATCGCCAACTTCGAGCGCCAAGCCAGCGCCTTCATCACCAGCGGCCTGATGTTGGACGACGCAATCATCGACCCGCGCAGCACCCGCGCGGTGCTCGGTTTCGTGCTGGCCATGGCGCGAGAGGCCCCATTGCGCCGGGGCCACCCCGTGCAGTTCGGCGTGGCCCGCTTCTGATGCCCCCTTTTCTGGAGCACCACCATGTACACAGCAGAACACCACAGCATCATGCAAAGCATCCGCCGCTTCCTGGCCAGCGAGGTGGACCCGTTCGTCGACGAATGGGAGGCGGCGGAAATCTTCCCGGCCCACGAACTGTTCAAGAAGATGGGCCGCCTCGGCTTTTTGGGCATCACCAAGCCCACCGAGTACGGCGGCCTGGGCCTGGACTTCTCCTACGCGGTTGCTGCCGGCGAGGCGATGGGCTATGTGCGCGCCCAGGGCGTGAGCATGGCAGCGGGCGTGCAAACCGACATGGCCACGCCGGCGCTGGCGGCCTTCGGCTCCGACGAGCTCAAACGCGAGTTTCTGGCCCCGGCCATCGCCGGCGACGTGGTGGTCTGCATTGGCGTGTCGGAGCAGGGCGCGGGCTCGGACGTGGCCTCGCTGCAAACCCATGCGCGCCGCGACGGCGGCGACTACCTGATCTCCGGCGCCAAGATGTGGATCACCAACGGCACCCAGGCCGACTGGATCTGCCTGCTGTGCAACACCTCCGATGGCCCGATGCACAAGAACAAGTCGTTGATCATCGTGCCGCTCAAGGACAAAGGCCAACGCGCCAAGGGCGTGGCGGTGCAAAAGATCAGGAAGTTCGGCATGTGGTGCTCGGACACGGCACAAATCTTCTTCGACGAGGTGCGTGTTCCGGTGCGCCATCGCATCGGCGCAGAAGGCATGGGCTTCATTTACCAGATGAAGCAATTCCAGGAGGAACGCCTGGGCGCGGCGGCGCGCCGCCTGGCCGCCATCCAACTCATCGACGAGACCGCCGACTACCTGCGCCAACGCATCGCCTTCGGCAAACCGCTGCTGGACAACCAGTTCATCCAGTTCAAACTGGCCGAGCTCAAGACGGAACTGGAGGCCCTGCGGGGACTGGTCTACATGGCCACGCAGACCTACGTCAGCGGCGGCGATGTCGTGGAACTGGCCTCGATGGCCAAGCTCAAAGCCGGTCGCCTGTCACGCGAGATCGCCCAATGGTGCATGCAGTTCCAGGGCGGCATGGGCTACACCTGGGACAATCCGGTCTCACGCGCCTACCGCGACTTTCGCCTGTGCTCCATCGGCGGCGGCGCCGACGAAGTCATGATGCAGGTGATCGCCAAGCAGATGGGCCTGACGGGTTCGCGCTGATGTCCAGGGACGCCGCCTCGGGGAGCATCCGGATGACCGGACAGGCCCGCCCCTTCAACACCCTGCTCGTCGCCAACCGGGGCGAGATCGCCATCCGCATCATGCGAACGGCGCGCCGGCTCGGCTTGCGCACCGTGGCCATCTACTCCGAAGCCGATCGCGCCAGCCTGCATGCCGTGCAGGCTGACACGGCGGTTTGCGTGGGGCCGGCCGCGCCGCGTGAATCCTATCTGAACATCGAGGCCATCTTGCAGGCCGCCCGCCGCACCGGCGCGGACGCCATCCACCCCGGCTATGGCTTCCTGGCCGAAAACGGGGACTTTGCCGCCGCCGTCACCGGCGCCGGGCTGGTCTTCGTCGGGCCGCCTGCCGAGGCGATTCGCGCCATGGGCAACAAGGCCGAGGCCAAGCGCCTGATGCGGGCCGCAGGCATGCCCTGTGTGCCGGGCTACCAGGGCCTGGACCAGGGCGACCCGGCCCTGCAGGCGGCTGCGTCCGGCATCGGCTTTCCGGTCATGGTCAAAGCCGCCGCCGGTGGCGGCGGGCGCGGCATGCGGCTGGTGCACGGATCGTCCGACCTGGCCGCCGCGCTCGCCAGCGCACGTTCCGAGGCGTTGGCAGCCTTCGGTTCCGATGAACTGATTCTGGAGCGCGCGCTGCTTGCGCCCCGGCACATCGAGATTCAGGTCTTTGCGGACACCCACGGCCACGTCATTCACCTGGGCGAGCGCGATTGCTCGGTGCAGCGCCGGCACCAAAAGCTCATCGAGGAAGCGCCTTCCCCGGCGGTCGGCCCCGAACTGCGCGCGCGCATGGGCAAGGCCGCCGTCGACGCGGCCAACGCCATCGGCTATGTCGGCGCGGGCACCATGGAGTTTCTGCTCGACCGTTCGGGCGCGTTCTACTTCATGGAGATGAACACGCGGCTGCAGGTCGAGCACGCCGTGACCGAGGCCATCACCGGGCTGGATCTGGTGGAGTGGCAATTGCGTGTGGCCGCAGGCGAGCCGCTGCCTTTGACGCAGGATGAAGTGGCATTCGACGGCCACGCGATCGAGGCGCGCCTGACGGCCGAGGATGTGAGCGCCGGCTTCCTGCCGCAGGGCGGCCCGGTGCTGTGCTGGCGTCCGCCTGCGGACGGACACGATGTGCGCGTGGACCACGGCTTGAGCGAAGGCGCTGTCGTGCCGCCCGACTACGACTCCATGGTGGCCAAACTGGTGGCACATGCGCGAACGCGCGATGAAGCGCGGCGCAAACTGCACCGCGCGCTGCAGGACTGCGTGCTGCTGGGCGTCGCCAGCAACCAGGGCTTCCTGGCCGAATGCCTGGAGCATCCGGCATTTTGCCGTGGCGACGTCGACACCGGATTCATCGCCGAGCACATGGGCGCGGCATTGGCCGGCACCTGCCCCGACAGCACCACGGTGGCCGCCGCCGCGCTTGCTGCTGCCGGCTGGCCGTGGCATGGCGCCACGCGACTGGGCCATGCGGTGGTGCCCGTCGATCTGGAACTGGGCCGCCGGCGCTGGCATGTGCAGTTGCAGGCGGCCGATGACAGCGTGGATGTCACGGTCAGGCAGGAAGCCCAAGTGGACAGCCAAGTGGACAGCGTGCGTCTGGCGCTGGTGCGCAAGCATGGCGACAGCGTCTGGTGGCTCGAAGGCAACGGCCAAATGCAGCGCGTGGTCCAGGCGCGAAACAGCGCCGGCATTCACCTGCACAGCGCGGGCCGCGCCTGGTGCTTCGTGCCCGTCGATCCCCGCCGCGCCCGCGCCCAGGACGGCGGCAGCGGGGCCGTGACCGCGCCGCTGACAGGCCGCATTGCAGCCGTCGGCGTGGCCGTCGGCGACACCGTGCAGGCCGGACAAACGCTGGTCGTGCTCGAAGCCATGAAGATGGAGCACCGCTTGAGCGCGCCATTCGCCGGGCGAATCACCGAGCTCTCGGCCCAGGTGGGCGGCCAGGCCCGCGCGGGCAGCAAGCTGGTCCAGGTGCAGCCCCTCGGCATCGGGGCAGCGGCATGAAGCACCCATGCCACCACTGCCGTGTCCGCATCGGCGGCGCCTGCGGCTTCTGGGGCGACTCGGCGACGGCCACGCCACAGCTGCTGGCCGTGCCAGGCTTGCAATACCTAGTGTCGCGTCACTGATCAGATGTCGTAGGCTGCGCGCAGCCATCGGAGCGCAGCGCAAGGCGCATCGCGCAGCCAATACCGAGCGTATTGGCAAGCGATGCAACGCCGCGATGCGCTTCGATGGCCAGCGCAGACCGACAGATGATCGGTGACGCGACACTAATCTACGACTACCTGGCCGAGACCACCATGTCCATCATGTCGCGGGCACGCAGCAGAAACCCTGCCCTGGGATACGCCACCGACTTCGTCGACGCAGCCATGGCTGCGCATCTGGCCGAAATCCTCCAGCGCGGCATTCGGGTCGTGGCCAACGCCGGCGGACTGAACCCGCAGGCCTGCCGCGACGCATTGCTCGCGGCGGCCGCACGGCAAGGGCTGCGGCCCAAGGTCGCGCTGGTGACGGGCGATGATGTCATGGCCTCGATGCCCGATTGGTGCGCCAAGGGCCTCGATGACATGCACACCGGCGAGCCGGCGTCGCCCCATCTGATGTCGGCCAACGCCTACGTCGGCGCGCAAGGCATCGCCCGCGCGCTGGACTGGGGGGCCGATGTCGTCATCACCGGCCGCTGCGTCGACAGCGCCGTGGTGGTGGGCCCGCTCGTGCACGAATTCGGCTGGTCTTGGGACGACTGGGACCGGCTGGCCAGCGCCACCCTGGCGGGGCATGTGATCGAGTGCGGCGCGCAGGCCACCGGCGGGCTGTTCACTGACTGGCAACTGGTGCAGGGATGGGATTGCATCGGCTATCCGGTGATCGACTGCGCCGACGATGGCAGTTTTGTGCTCTCCAAGCCGCAGGGATCTGGCGGCCTGATCCACCCGGCAGCCGTGGCCGAGCAGATTCTGTACGAAGTGGGCGACCCGGGCGCGTACCTGATGCCTGATGTCACCTGCGATTTCCGGCATGTGCGCACCGAGGCGCTGGACACGGACCATGTATTCGTCAGCGGAGCGCGCGGGCGCCCTCCCGGCATGCACTACAAGTGCAATGGCACATGGCACGACGGCTACCAGATCGCCCTGGCGCTGGCGATTCGCGGCGTGGACGCGCCCCGCAAGGCGCAGCGCACCGCAGACGCATTGCTTGCGCGCACGCGGCGAATGATGTTCG from the Verminephrobacter eiseniae EF01-2 genome contains:
- a CDS encoding fumarylacetoacetate hydrolase family protein; this encodes MKLISYLHGGASHWGCVIGDGVVDLGRRLPACACVAALLEGGDAALAQARQAAEGAAPDHALADVRFQTPIARPRRVFCIGVNYAHRNAEYKDGSDSPKYPSIFMRVAESFVGHGEPLQQPLESTQLDYEGEIAIVIGQRARRVQADDALACIAGITCMNEGTVRDWTHHAKFNVTQGKNWNASGAIGPWIVTADEFPQGYGALRVRTHVNGELRQDDSSANLMFGFACLVNYLSTFTTLAPGDIIATGTPIGAGIRFDPPKFLRPGDVVEIEVSGVGVLRNVVKAEEVAP
- a CDS encoding acyl-CoA dehydrogenase family protein translates to MYTAEHHSIMQSIRRFLASEVDPFVDEWEAAEIFPAHELFKKMGRLGFLGITKPTEYGGLGLDFSYAVAAGEAMGYVRAQGVSMAAGVQTDMATPALAAFGSDELKREFLAPAIAGDVVVCIGVSEQGAGSDVASLQTHARRDGGDYLISGAKMWITNGTQADWICLLCNTSDGPMHKNKSLIIVPLKDKGQRAKGVAVQKIRKFGMWCSDTAQIFFDEVRVPVRHRIGAEGMGFIYQMKQFQEERLGAAARRLAAIQLIDETADYLRQRIAFGKPLLDNQFIQFKLAELKTELEALRGLVYMATQTYVSGGDVVELASMAKLKAGRLSREIAQWCMQFQGGMGYTWDNPVSRAYRDFRLCSIGGGADEVMMQVIAKQMGLTGSR
- a CDS encoding amidohydrolase family protein yields the protein MPDYLAFDPHPRAPVPLPPALACDSQFHVFGPREQYPVRPDAAYEMPSATWQVAQKLHATLGIGRGVIVQATTYGADHAVVLDALEGLNAGGPRRYMACANAVVLTERDDAYIQKLHDAGVRGARLTRGSLGIRLSAAGQERIFARVKELGWYLKVQPEPTGIAGQLPAIESLDMPVLIDHMGRADPARGAADPSLARILELFGRGNFWVMLSLSEKLSKIGAPWDDVVPLAQRLIDIAPDRCVWASDWPHPVSVQQPPNEGALLELLYRFAPDAATRQKILVDNPARLFGFDSA
- a CDS encoding RidA family protein, which encodes MNTVTTTLGRAAPAARTSVYVAGFGHKNPIPAGCRVGPLLESGSIQGNDPATGRPAETIEAQCRFMLDNVRRIVEAAGGGTQDIVKITVWMKDRRQRPALNVPWLEMFPDAAARPARHAIIAPELDMGRLIECSFTAWIA
- the hpaH gene encoding 2-oxo-hept-4-ene-1,7-dioate hydratase; this encodes MSLDQNTLAQAAERLQQAQRTRLACRQFSLDYPEMTIDDAYAIQHAWMQLELRNGRTIKGHKIGLTSKAMQRAVNIAEPDYGTLLDDMFYRDGAVIESERFLQLKIEAELAFVLAKPLAGPDCTLFDVLDATAYITPALEILDARIERIDPQTRRMRTVLDTISDNAANAALVLGGRPFRPAVSDADMRRIGAIVSRNGEVEETGLAAGVLNHPGYGVAWLANRLHRFGVTLQPRQVILAGSFIRPIEVVKGDTVVADYGEFGTVSCHFG
- a CDS encoding DUF1446 domain-containing protein; the protein is MKHPCHHCRVRIGGACGFWGDSATATPQLLAVPGLQYLVSRH
- a CDS encoding acetyl-CoA carboxylase biotin carboxylase subunit yields the protein MTGQARPFNTLLVANRGEIAIRIMRTARRLGLRTVAIYSEADRASLHAVQADTAVCVGPAAPRESYLNIEAILQAARRTGADAIHPGYGFLAENGDFAAAVTGAGLVFVGPPAEAIRAMGNKAEAKRLMRAAGMPCVPGYQGLDQGDPALQAAASGIGFPVMVKAAAGGGGRGMRLVHGSSDLAAALASARSEALAAFGSDELILERALLAPRHIEIQVFADTHGHVIHLGERDCSVQRRHQKLIEEAPSPAVGPELRARMGKAAVDAANAIGYVGAGTMEFLLDRSGAFYFMEMNTRLQVEHAVTEAITGLDLVEWQLRVAAGEPLPLTQDEVAFDGHAIEARLTAEDVSAGFLPQGGPVLCWRPPADGHDVRVDHGLSEGAVVPPDYDSMVAKLVAHARTRDEARRKLHRALQDCVLLGVASNQGFLAECLEHPAFCRGDVDTGFIAEHMGAALAGTCPDSTTVAAAALAAAGWPWHGATRLGHAVVPVDLELGRRRWHVQLQAADDSVDVTVRQEAQVDSQVDSVRLALVRKHGDSVWWLEGNGQMQRVVQARNSAGIHLHSAGRAWCFVPVDPRRARAQDGGSGAVTAPLTGRIAAVGVAVGDTVQAGQTLVVLEAMKMEHRLSAPFAGRITELSAQVGGQARAGSKLVQVQPLGIGAAA
- a CDS encoding acyl-CoA carboxylase subunit beta codes for the protein MTPIESRIDTAQAAYAEQRQGMLALIERLRQLEQRTRDASAKAKAAFDKRGALLPRERVARLLDPGAPFLELGNMAGYCAEGETPETSVPGGGQITGIGFVCGVRCMVAASDSAIAAGAYVDAGSKKLLRAQEIALENRLPFIHLVESAGANLRTYRVERFIRGGGLFYNLARLSAAGLPVITVVHGPSTAGGAYMPGLSDYVVMVRRRARAFLAGPPLLLAATGEIATDEELGGADMHARTSGLAEYVGEDDAHAIAIARDIVAALDWAAPAPARAGKPPVLDPDELAGVMPLDVKKPVDMQQVIARIVDESAWLAFKPDYGVSTLCGHARIEGHGVGLISNNGPIDPAGATKAAQFIQLCNQSATPIVFMQNTTGFIVGRMSEEAGMIKHGAKMIQALSNSRVPHVTLYCGASFGAGNYGMCGQAFRPCMSFSWPNAKTAVMGGEQAAMTMDIVARQQAGRSGKPVDEEALARQRAQIIANFERQASAFITSGLMLDDAIIDPRSTRAVLGFVLAMAREAPLRRGHPVQFGVARF